The Coccinella septempunctata chromosome 6, icCocSept1.1, whole genome shotgun sequence genome segment TGGAAAACATCTGTAAATTAAATTTACAATTTCAAAACAGTTATTTTTATTCGATATAGAGTTTCCTTCACACTTCATGGGCCTAGATATGCAACTTTGCTCATTCTCTTTCTTCTCATCTCATGgaatttctcaaaaatactTTATGTTCAGTGCTGGTGTAAAAGATATCTTCTACTCACTGCAGTTTTGATTTTGTACTAGTTTTTGAAATCTCGAATTTATTGGATATTTTTAACAAGGTAATAAAGTGTATCAAGTATAACATAGTTTTTCATCGAGGTcctagaataattattttccgGAAATGGAAACAATTTCTTTCATTTTGGGTAGAATTGAGTTGTCAAAAATGAGTTCATAACGTAGTTACAGAATATCTTATAGATATAAAGAAATGTAtgcttcaattcaattcaattctgaaaataatgagTCACACTTCATATTCATTACAACTTTCTGTAATTTCTGTTTTGACTTATGCTAAATCTTAGGGCATCATATTATTATTGATGAGCACATTAAGTCCCAAaccaattgaattgaaaatattgtgaTATGGAACATTTTCCATATGTTGTAAAGTGCTGTTCATCATTATACATTCATTTGAAGTGAATTTGAGAATATTATTGCTTTAAAAGTACCTGTATACATGGTTATCCTATATGAATCAGAATTTTGAGAAGACTCCAAGTATTCTCAAAACTATTATATAAAACAAATTCTTTTCGAAAATCCACTTGATCActttattcaaaaaatatgtgaagGGATGGAATATTTACAAAATGAGTATCAGATGTGAAAAATTTCTAGTCACTTCATCGAAGCTTTAATCTTCTTTTCGCTATTCAGAAGGTAATTTCGTTAATCCTTCTCATGTGGACCATCTTCTTGCTTTACTTTCTTGTATTGCTCCATGTTTTCTTCTTTGTCCTTTTTATTTGTTCTGTACATCCAACTGTTTGGAAATAaccatgaaataaaaaatatattgcaCACATGAATTATACTTACAAGAACAGGTACAAGGTGATCAAATACAAAATCGACGTAACCATATAAATGGAGCCAGGAAAAATATTGATCGTTTTATTGTACACATTAGTATAGATTGGTCCAAACAACAGGGGTGTAATGGACTCGAAAATGGCAAAAACTGAATTAGACTGTCCCAACTCTTGAGGCGGCACTAGTTTTGCCATTATTGATCGCATGGCTATATGACATGTGCTATGGAATACTTCAACAAATGCACCTAGAAATAATAAGATTGTTGAAAGATATTCATCaagtgagaaaaaaaattacctatataaaatatatatgtaGTTGGAGCGAAAGCGTAAACCACACATGCGCAGATCTTGGTAACTGTTGCAATCATTCCCAAGGCTGCATCGTCTATGCCCAAATACTTCGAGAAAAATGACAGGGCGAAGGAACCACCTGGAAAAAAGTGACGCTTATTTTATGTAGATCTTCATAGAAGCTGTTTTGTACACATGGCAAATTAATGGTTAGGTAGTGGTGCTTGTAGCATTCACGAAAATGTTTAGTGCAtcgtaatatcgaaaatttcatgTGACCACTATAGTGTACCTAATCTTCACTAATGAAATAAAATACACGATTGAGTAGTAAGATGaatcaaaaaatatatttttaatatcTCAATAACTACAATGATACCATGAAAGACTTTTGTGAATAGCGTTGTTTGTACTACTCTTAACAATAGAAACATTGGATTCAATTCGAGGTTGTTTACACTTTGTTGAACTCGACATGATTGATGACTGAAAACTTCCCGTTTTCTAATGTATATTTGTTCGGTTGAGACTACATCGAATTAAGGGAATACACATGAATGTTCACAGAAGGAAGTTTTGGTACTATGGTACTCACCTACAACTTGTACAACAGAATGGATGGTATTGTAAATGCTGAAGTCTACTTCATTCCAATTGTACTGCAATCTGGTATATAAATAGGTTACGGAATATTCACCTgaagaaatattataaataaataataaaatatataaaggaACAATTCGTTTTGCTATTTTCTTATTAGATCCATATGAACTCACCATACAAAGGTCCCATTACCATGAAAGACAGTAACATCAATACTATCATCTTAGATCTTCTATTGTTAGCTCCATTTTTGAAGCATATCTTGAATGTACTCTGGATGTGCTTCAGGGAAAAAAACTCTTTTATAGAATTGTTCACTTCAGATTTTTCCTTCGCTGTTTTTATGTTACATTCTTTCACTATGATCACCCCGTACAAGAAAGAGCATATAAGAAGTACGGACGATAGGAGATAAACACCTTTAAAACCTAACAGTTTTATCATAATCCCACTCAACATCATACCAAGAGTCATGGAAATAATTTGGCACATAGTTACAGCTCCAATTCTTATGGTTCTTTCTTCGTCCTTACATAAACCACTGACATATGTATATAATCCTAAGAACTCACAAGTCCATGTGCCACATAATGCAAAGGGTATTGTTTCTGCCATCATTGACCATTCAACTGACAATTCTAAGAAAAAGTAGGCGCAGAAATAGAGGCAAATTGTTCCTACAAGATCACCCAGAATGGGCATAAGGATCAAAGGCTTTCTACGACCGTGTCTGTCGCTCCAAGAACCAACGAATAACATCAAAATAGTTGGATACGAACCCACAATAATCATTTTTATAGCTGTCATGGTCGATACCAGCTTTTGAGCTTCTCTCTCTTGGAAGGGTTCATATCCGGTAGGATCCCTCCTCACCATAGCGTCACATACTGAACTGTTATATTGCAAGTTTACTCTGCAGGCTTTTTCCAGATTGAGATTCAAAGTTGTCAAATTATTCATCACCGAAGGTATCAACAGGAGGAACAACAATGGTTCCACTGTAATGTTATTTATGATGTATCTGAATTTTTGACAGAAAGTCttattttcttcattatcaAGTTTCTTTGCAAGGAATTCCACACTATATGCATTAGTCAAATTTGGCAGGGACATTTTTTCCCTATTTTTCTGCTATGTTAAGATTTTCAACGTGTATAATTATGTGAAATACTTGAATCAAAAAGTCTATCTTTTCTGAACACACACAACACTGCAGCTACCAACATTGAATAGTCATTATAAAATGTGGGATTTCTTGTTTAATTATATTTCTTATCGATATTCAAACAATCGGAACGGAGCTAAGAACAACTTGCTATTATTAAGAAAGatttgtaaaataaataaaaatctgtTGATCATTCTTTACTATCATAAGGATTTATCTCGGCTCATgttatatttcattatttttctgtAGGTGTGAAGTAATAATTCATTCCTGAAGGATTTTCCATGTGACGTTTCTAGACAAATGAATTTATTTATGATATTTCGAATTATCATTTTCAATCATCAAATCATTATTGATGATACATTGGAATACTGTATTCAATACTCACATTAGAAATCTTATGATGAATTGCTCAGCAATCCAATGAATTTATTTG includes the following:
- the LOC123314830 gene encoding solute carrier family 46 member 3-like, with translation MSLPNLTNAYSVEFLAKKLDNEENKTFCQKFRYIINNITVEPLLFLLLIPSVMNNLTTLNLNLEKACRVNLQYNSSVCDAMVRRDPTGYEPFQEREAQKLVSTMTAIKMIIVGSYPTILMLFVGSWSDRHGRRKPLILMPILGDLVGTICLYFCAYFFLELSVEWSMMAETIPFALCGTWTCEFLGLYTYVSGLCKDEERTIRIGAVTMCQIISMTLGMMLSGIMIKLLGFKGVYLLSSVLLICSFLYGVIIVKECNIKTAKEKSEVNNSIKEFFSLKHIQSTFKICFKNGANNRRSKMIVLMLLSFMVMGPLYGEYSVTYLYTRLQYNWNEVDFSIYNTIHSVVQVVGGSFALSFFSKYLGIDDAALGMIATVTKICACVVYAFAPTTYIFYIGAFVEVFHSTCHIAMRSIMAKLVPPQELGQSNSVFAIFESITPLLFGPIYTNVYNKTINIFPGSIYMVTSILYLITLYLFFWMYRTNKKDKEENMEQYKKVKQEDGPHEKD